A segment of the Bacillus licheniformis DSM 13 = ATCC 14580 genome:
TCGGAATTGCCATTGCGTTTTGGTCGATACGAAAAATTGACCAGGAAGACGTATTATAAGATCTCCGTATATCTTGAAGGTGCAAATTGACGGAATACCGGCATTTACCTATACTTGAAGAACTGAAACAACAAGGAAAACGGGTGAACATGTCATGGAATTTGAAATTCGCTACATCTCCTTTTACGTCATCCAGGTCGACGGCAAGGATGAGCAGGCCAACAAGCAATATAAACATTTTCAGACGCTGGATACAGAGGAATTTGAAAACAGCGAGCTGAAGGATTTCTTAGACGGGGAATTGAAAAAAATCGTCAAGCGGAAAGCCGAACGCCATCCGAAATCGGAGCAGGTGCCGACGAAAATCGGCCGCTTCATCACAGAGCCGGGGCATGAGCTTGATTCTAATCCGAACTACAATCTGTTTCACAAAACAAAACTGGCGGAGACAAAGGAAGAATTCAATGAACTGAGCGAACAGTTCGTCCGCACATACCTCGACACGAGCGCCGTCAGGGGAGGCGTGTTTTTAGTGGCGACAGCCGTACCGCGCAAATACTTCGATGATACATTTGTCTTTGTCATGAAGTGCGACTTTGAACCGAAGGTCGCTACGATCGCCGATGAATCGTCGCTGATTCGCAAGGTCGAAATGGCGATTACGACGAAAAACATGAAATCGATTCAGTACCCGCACATGCCTGAAGAGGGCATGACAGAGGAAAGCGAAGTGAAAATCCACCAGGCCTCGCACGCCCGCTACTTTGAAGACTTCTTAAAATTCGTCGAGTACGGCGAGTCGATGCCGGAAATCATGAAGTCACAAGTGATGAACATGGTGCAGGAGCACGTGTACGAAGCATTTGAAGACAAAAGCGAAGAACTCCAGCAGTTTGAACACGACCTCGAAATCTGGGAAGCGAGCGAAAAGCGGGAGATTCAGGAACGTCTTGACACCCACCAAGTCATCGAAGCCTCAGCCCAAATCGTTGAGCACATGCCTGAGGCAGAGCTGAAAATGAAGCTGGGAGAAACCGAGATTAAAGGATTGCTGGCCGAGTTCGGAGACTCGATCCACCTCGCCAAAGTAAACGGCCGCTATGTGGCGCTCATTGAAGCCGAAACGATTTCGTTTGAAAAGGGCAGCTCTCCGGTCGAGTTTTATAAACCTGAGGGTCTGCATGAGGTGATTGAGCGGATACGGAATAAAATTGACAGGGAAGATGAGAAATAAGAAAAGGCATCCGTTTTTTTGGGATGCCTTTTGATTTTTCATCCAGATAGATGAGACTGCTAAATAGGTTTTCATGTAAATTACTGTTTAATAAGGT
Coding sequences within it:
- a CDS encoding DUF3900 domain-containing protein — translated: MEFEIRYISFYVIQVDGKDEQANKQYKHFQTLDTEEFENSELKDFLDGELKKIVKRKAERHPKSEQVPTKIGRFITEPGHELDSNPNYNLFHKTKLAETKEEFNELSEQFVRTYLDTSAVRGGVFLVATAVPRKYFDDTFVFVMKCDFEPKVATIADESSLIRKVEMAITTKNMKSIQYPHMPEEGMTEESEVKIHQASHARYFEDFLKFVEYGESMPEIMKSQVMNMVQEHVYEAFEDKSEELQQFEHDLEIWEASEKREIQERLDTHQVIEASAQIVEHMPEAELKMKLGETEIKGLLAEFGDSIHLAKVNGRYVALIEAETISFEKGSSPVEFYKPEGLHEVIERIRNKIDREDEK